From the genome of Solidesulfovibrio carbinolicus, one region includes:
- a CDS encoding DHA2 family efflux MFS transporter permease subunit has product MAEQAPNKWLITLAVMVPTLIEILDTSIANVALGHIQGSLSAGQDEVTWVLTSYLVSNAIVIPISGFLSKLLGRRNYLLWSVTVFTIASMCCGLATNLGMLVFFRIIQGIGGGGLQPMSQAILLEAYPPKERGLAMAIFAMGAVLGPILGPLLGGYITDNYSWRWIFNINVPVGILAMALIWFYIKDPDYLERRKAGDAVDYLGLALLSLGLGCLQIVLDKGQQDDWFSADYILTLSVIAGVCLSAFLIWELRCKHPVVDLKVFADRTFAMGNIVMFFGFFAFFGSIVLLPLYLQNLMGYTAFLSGVVLGPGGLIMLAILPIVGKATTKIDARILLCIGLCISAYSLFRMAGFSLDIDIGTAIAARNVQAIGIAFFFVPLSYLTMAFIPREGMNNASAVFNLLRNLGGSFGVAFVTTLLARRAQFHQARLIENLTPYDLSYQSAKERLTAYLAPKVLGLYDASQTASGALYKLLLKQANAMAFCDVFHAQGQLFLGLAVLMWIMKKPPMGSKMPEGMH; this is encoded by the coding sequence ATGGCCGAACAAGCCCCCAACAAATGGCTCATCACCCTGGCGGTGATGGTGCCGACGCTGATCGAGATTCTCGACACCTCCATCGCCAACGTGGCCCTGGGCCACATCCAGGGCAGCCTGTCGGCCGGCCAGGACGAGGTGACCTGGGTGCTCACCTCGTATCTCGTCTCCAACGCCATCGTCATCCCCATCAGCGGCTTTCTCTCCAAGCTCCTGGGGCGGCGCAACTATCTGCTGTGGTCGGTCACCGTCTTCACCATCGCCTCCATGTGCTGCGGCCTGGCCACCAACCTCGGGATGCTGGTGTTTTTCCGCATCATCCAGGGCATCGGCGGCGGCGGACTCCAGCCCATGTCCCAGGCCATCCTGCTTGAAGCCTATCCGCCCAAGGAACGCGGCCTGGCCATGGCCATCTTCGCCATGGGCGCGGTGCTTGGCCCCATCCTCGGGCCGCTTCTGGGCGGCTACATCACCGACAATTATTCCTGGCGCTGGATTTTCAACATCAACGTGCCCGTCGGCATCCTGGCCATGGCGCTCATCTGGTTTTACATCAAAGATCCGGATTATCTGGAGCGCCGCAAGGCCGGCGACGCCGTGGACTATCTGGGGCTGGCCCTTTTGAGCCTCGGGCTTGGCTGCCTGCAGATCGTCCTGGACAAGGGCCAGCAGGACGACTGGTTTAGCGCCGACTACATCCTCACGCTGTCCGTCATCGCCGGGGTGTGCCTGTCGGCCTTTCTTATCTGGGAGCTGCGCTGCAAGCATCCCGTGGTCGATCTCAAGGTCTTTGCCGACCGCACCTTCGCCATGGGCAACATCGTCATGTTCTTCGGGTTTTTCGCCTTTTTCGGCTCCATCGTGCTGCTGCCCCTCTATCTGCAAAACCTCATGGGCTACACGGCCTTTCTCTCGGGCGTGGTCCTTGGCCCGGGCGGACTCATCATGCTGGCCATCCTGCCCATTGTCGGCAAGGCCACCACCAAGATCGACGCCCGGATTCTCTTGTGCATCGGGCTTTGCATCAGCGCCTATTCGCTTTTTCGCATGGCCGGTTTTTCGCTGGACATCGACATCGGCACGGCCATCGCCGCCCGCAACGTCCAGGCCATCGGCATCGCCTTTTTCTTCGTGCCCCTGTCCTACCTCACCATGGCCTTTATTCCGCGCGAAGGCATGAACAACGCCTCGGCCGTGTTCAATCTGCTGCGAAACCTCGGCGGCTCCTTCGGCGTGGCCTTCGTCACCACGCTGCTCGCCCGGCGTGCCCAGTTCCACCAGGCCCGGCTCATCGAAAACCTCACGCCCTACGACCTTTCCTACCAGTCGGCCAAGGAACGCCTGACCGCCTACCTCGCGCCCAAGGTCCTGGGACTCTACGACGCCTCGCAAACCGCCTCGGGCGCGCTGTACAAGCTGCTGCTCAAGCAGGCCAACGCCATGGCCTTTTGCGACGTGTTCCACGCCCAGGGCCAACTGTTCCTGGGCCTGGCCGTGCTCATGTGGATCATGAAAAAACCGCCCATGGGCTCGAAAATGCCCGAAGGCATGCACTGA
- a CDS encoding MarR family winged helix-turn-helix transcriptional regulator, whose amino-acid sequence MDKACRYDIDSAIGYAVGHAAARIKIALRRAFLAAGHDVTPDQWVVLYRLLENEGLTQVALGERTVKDKTTITRILDRLEARELLTRQRDPGDRRSQRLYLTEAGRALARALVPIVQAFADAAYADLTENDKAVLRDLLARIEARLDRLPETKDAP is encoded by the coding sequence ATGGATAAAGCCTGCCGCTACGACATCGACAGCGCCATCGGCTATGCCGTGGGCCATGCCGCCGCCCGGATCAAGATCGCCCTGCGCCGGGCCTTTCTGGCCGCCGGCCACGACGTGACCCCGGACCAGTGGGTGGTGCTCTACCGGCTGCTGGAAAACGAAGGCCTCACCCAGGTGGCCCTGGGCGAACGCACCGTCAAGGACAAGACCACCATCACCCGCATCCTGGACCGGCTGGAAGCCAGGGAGCTGCTCACGCGGCAACGTGATCCGGGCGACCGACGTTCCCAGCGCCTCTACCTCACCGAAGCCGGACGTGCCCTGGCCCGGGCACTTGTGCCCATCGTCCAGGCCTTTGCCGATGCCGCCTACGCCGATCTTACCGAGAACGACAAGGCCGTCCTGCGCGATCTGCTCGCCCGCATCGAAGCCCGGCTCGACCGCCTGCCCGAAACCAAGGACGCCCCATGA
- a CDS encoding methyl-accepting chemotaxis protein, which produces MQLKSIQTKIVLLAGVCLLVTSAALVGYSLYSAGKNQTLVSQRVGKLLEEEAKRNLASLAASQAAVIQSALEDNLVTARTLGKVFEVVREKAAAKAASGNIDNPVRNTLDTILHEVLKNNPQYLGTYSAWEPGALDGRDGEFAGAAKDDHDETGRFVPYWNRDKAGKIARQPLVEFESQDRHPNGVRKGGWYLWPRESGKESVLDPFPYIVQGKQEWLTTLSVPVKKDGKFLGVAGTDLRLDFLQELAKKVDTHLYGGKGDVAIISHDGLVVASSEKPDAVGQPLSVISKDWEELAKAVKDGKTLTDVSDATGNYRALSTITLGRTDRPWAVLIRVHPDIVLAERHALVADMAAQGRQAAWWQVGVGLGVTILALGVMWLFAAGMVRPLRLAAGFAEKVAQGDFSHSLDVKQADEIGVLAGALTRMVDNLKKMIAQAEDKSREAAAEAERARAAVAEAEQARADAAAAQRRGALDAAARIEDVARAVAAASSDLASQIDQSKQGADIQRQHAGETATAMEEMNATVLEVARNASEAALGAGTARDKAQVGADVVRQVVAAIGGVQERAAALRGHMDDLGRQAEGIGNIIGVISDIADQTNLLALNAAIEAARAGEAGRGFAVVADEVRKLAEKTMTATSEVGTAVRAIQAGAKASIEGVEGAARAVDQATDLAGRSGQVLGEIVTIVEQSADQVRSIATASEEQSAASEQINRAVEDINRISDDTAQSMARAAGSVEELAEQAESLTRLVDSLKAG; this is translated from the coding sequence ATGCAGCTCAAATCCATTCAAACCAAGATCGTGCTTCTTGCTGGCGTCTGCCTGCTCGTGACGTCGGCCGCGCTGGTCGGCTACAGCCTGTATTCGGCCGGCAAAAACCAGACCCTGGTGTCGCAACGGGTGGGTAAACTCTTGGAAGAAGAGGCCAAGCGCAACCTGGCCAGCCTAGCCGCCAGCCAGGCCGCCGTCATCCAGAGCGCCCTGGAAGACAACCTGGTGACCGCCCGGACCCTGGGCAAGGTTTTTGAAGTGGTGCGGGAGAAAGCCGCCGCCAAGGCCGCTAGCGGGAACATCGACAATCCCGTCCGCAATACCCTCGACACGATTCTCCACGAAGTGCTCAAGAACAATCCCCAGTATCTGGGCACGTATTCCGCCTGGGAACCGGGAGCCCTGGACGGGCGCGACGGGGAGTTCGCCGGCGCGGCCAAGGACGACCATGACGAGACCGGCCGGTTCGTGCCCTACTGGAACCGCGACAAGGCCGGCAAGATCGCCCGCCAGCCCCTGGTCGAGTTCGAAAGCCAGGACCGCCACCCCAACGGCGTGCGCAAGGGCGGCTGGTACCTCTGGCCCCGGGAGTCGGGCAAGGAAAGTGTGCTTGATCCCTTTCCCTACATCGTCCAGGGCAAGCAGGAGTGGCTGACCACCTTGTCCGTGCCCGTCAAAAAGGACGGCAAGTTCCTGGGCGTGGCCGGCACCGACCTGCGCCTGGATTTCTTGCAAGAGCTGGCCAAGAAGGTCGATACGCATCTCTACGGCGGCAAGGGCGACGTGGCCATCATCAGTCATGACGGTCTGGTCGTGGCCAGCAGCGAAAAGCCCGACGCCGTGGGCCAGCCCCTGTCCGTCATTTCCAAGGACTGGGAGGAACTGGCCAAGGCGGTCAAGGACGGCAAGACCCTAACCGACGTCAGCGACGCCACCGGCAATTACCGGGCCCTGTCCACCATCACCCTGGGCCGCACCGATCGGCCCTGGGCCGTGCTCATCCGGGTGCATCCCGACATCGTTTTGGCCGAGCGCCACGCCCTGGTCGCCGACATGGCCGCCCAGGGCAGGCAAGCGGCCTGGTGGCAGGTCGGGGTGGGGCTTGGCGTCACCATCCTGGCCCTTGGCGTCATGTGGCTTTTCGCCGCCGGCATGGTGCGGCCCCTGCGCCTGGCCGCCGGCTTTGCCGAAAAGGTGGCCCAGGGCGACTTCTCCCACAGCCTGGACGTCAAGCAGGCCGACGAAATCGGCGTGTTGGCCGGGGCGCTCACCCGCATGGTGGACAACCTCAAAAAGATGATCGCCCAGGCCGAGGACAAGAGCCGCGAGGCCGCCGCCGAAGCCGAGCGCGCCCGGGCCGCCGTGGCCGAGGCCGAACAGGCCCGGGCCGATGCAGCCGCCGCCCAGCGCCGGGGAGCGCTTGACGCCGCCGCCCGCATCGAGGATGTGGCCCGGGCCGTGGCCGCCGCCTCCTCGGACCTGGCCTCCCAGATCGACCAGTCCAAGCAAGGGGCCGACATCCAGCGTCAGCACGCCGGGGAAACGGCCACGGCCATGGAGGAAATGAACGCCACCGTGCTCGAGGTGGCCAGAAACGCTTCCGAGGCCGCCCTGGGCGCCGGCACGGCCCGGGACAAGGCCCAGGTCGGGGCCGACGTGGTGCGCCAGGTGGTGGCCGCCATCGGCGGCGTCCAGGAACGGGCCGCCGCCCTGCGCGGCCACATGGACGACCTCGGCCGCCAGGCCGAGGGCATCGGCAACATCATCGGCGTCATCTCCGACATCGCCGACCAGACCAACCTGCTGGCCCTTAACGCCGCCATCGAGGCGGCCCGGGCCGGCGAGGCCGGGCGCGGCTTTGCCGTCGTTGCCGACGAGGTGCGAAAGCTGGCCGAAAAGACCATGACCGCCACCAGCGAGGTGGGCACGGCGGTGCGGGCCATCCAGGCCGGGGCCAAAGCCAGCATCGAGGGCGTGGAGGGCGCGGCCCGAGCCGTGGATCAGGCCACCGACCTGGCCGGCCGCTCCGGGCAGGTGCTGGGCGAGATCGTCACTATCGTGGAGCAGTCCGCCGATCAGGTTCGCTCCATCGCCACGGCTTCGGAAGAGCAGTCCGCGGCCAGCGAGCAGATCAACCGGGCGGTCGAGGACATCAACCGCATTTCCGACGACACGGCCCAGTCCATGGCCCGGGCCGCCGGTTCGGTGGAGGAGCTGGCCGAGCAGGCCGAAAGCCTCACCCGGCTGGTGGATTCCCTCAAGGCCGGCTAG
- a CDS encoding glycosyltransferase, which yields MTEVFPRQKPDRRFLPDIPSKQHTRRLSGPRYFSQGQADVYSADGKYRYTSGRTVDISEGGMMLVPDKPLRVGDKAVLRFFLSAGTMPEGFESFVKLPARVVRVDSASGHVGFEFANPLSQYLRRKRWRYFETGSLLGILLALIGVWFIKKESIFYFWFDVPVFLYGLCAVFYLLSRFFFAALYRPYKITPGYQPSVTIVIPCFNEEEWIEKTIHGCLNQLYPEELLEVIVVDDGSSDNSVAVARAVRDKIYDEAGDRLVVHAFPENRGKRHALAAGARMAKGELVLFVDSDSFLQPDAVLHVVQPFHDPHIGGAAGRCEVENKWTNILTRMQAVRYFIGFRIFKAAESIFDVVTCLSGPLACYRRTVLMRYLDAWESQTFLGRPATFGDDRSLTNFILGSHYAVYQHTAVCNTIVPSTYGKFFTQQMRWKRSWLRESLRACKFMWLKEPFMAISFYLGLILPVMAPVVVLRAFVFMPAAYGIWPTMYLAGVLLMSILMCTSYLLLKRSNLWLYGVPFCFFYLFVLLWQIVWALLTFWKSEWGTRASKYDKSMAMG from the coding sequence ATGACGGAAGTATTCCCCAGACAAAAACCTGATCGCCGTTTTCTTCCGGACATCCCCTCCAAGCAGCACACGCGGCGTCTTTCCGGGCCGCGCTATTTCTCCCAAGGACAGGCCGACGTCTACAGCGCCGACGGCAAGTACCGCTATACTTCCGGACGGACCGTGGACATCTCCGAGGGCGGCATGATGCTCGTGCCGGACAAGCCGCTGCGGGTCGGCGACAAGGCCGTGCTGCGCTTTTTCTTGAGCGCCGGCACCATGCCCGAGGGCTTTGAATCCTTTGTCAAGCTGCCGGCTCGGGTGGTGCGGGTGGACTCGGCTTCGGGCCATGTCGGCTTCGAATTCGCCAATCCGCTTTCGCAGTACCTGCGCCGCAAACGCTGGCGCTACTTCGAAACGGGGTCGCTGCTGGGCATCCTGCTGGCCCTGATCGGGGTGTGGTTCATCAAAAAAGAAAGCATTTTCTATTTCTGGTTCGACGTGCCGGTTTTCCTCTACGGCCTGTGCGCCGTCTTCTACCTGCTCTCACGCTTTTTCTTCGCCGCCCTCTACCGGCCCTACAAAATCACGCCCGGCTACCAGCCCAGCGTCACCATCGTCATCCCCTGCTTCAACGAGGAAGAGTGGATCGAAAAGACCATCCACGGCTGCCTCAACCAGCTCTATCCCGAGGAACTGCTCGAAGTCATCGTGGTGGACGACGGCAGCTCGGACAATTCCGTGGCCGTGGCCCGGGCCGTGCGCGACAAGATCTACGACGAAGCCGGCGACCGGCTCGTCGTCCACGCCTTCCCGGAAAACCGGGGAAAACGCCATGCCCTGGCCGCCGGAGCCCGCATGGCCAAGGGCGAGCTTGTGCTCTTCGTCGATTCCGACAGCTTCCTGCAGCCCGACGCCGTGCTCCACGTGGTCCAGCCCTTTCACGACCCCCACATCGGCGGCGCGGCCGGACGTTGCGAGGTCGAAAACAAATGGACCAACATTTTAACGCGAATGCAGGCCGTGCGCTATTTCATCGGCTTTCGCATCTTCAAGGCGGCCGAGAGCATTTTCGACGTGGTCACCTGCCTGTCCGGCCCCCTGGCCTGCTACCGCAGGACCGTGCTCATGCGCTACCTCGACGCCTGGGAGAGCCAGACTTTCCTGGGGCGGCCGGCCACCTTCGGCGATGACCGCAGCCTGACGAACTTCATCCTGGGCAGCCACTACGCCGTGTACCAGCACACCGCCGTGTGCAACACCATCGTGCCTTCCACCTACGGCAAGTTTTTCACCCAACAGATGCGCTGGAAACGCTCCTGGCTGCGCGAGAGCCTGCGGGCCTGCAAGTTCATGTGGCTCAAGGAACCCTTCATGGCCATCTCCTTCTACCTGGGCCTCATCCTGCCGGTCATGGCCCCGGTGGTGGTGCTGCGGGCCTTTGTCTTCATGCCCGCCGCCTACGGCATCTGGCCCACCATGTATTTGGCCGGCGTGCTCCTTATGAGCATCCTCATGTGCACATCCTATCTGCTGCTCAAGCGGTCCAACTTGTGGCTTTACGGCGTGCCGTTCTGCTTTTTCTACCTCTTCGTGCTCCTGTGGCAGATCGTCTGGGCCTTGCTCACCTTCTGGAAGTCGGAGTGGGGCACCCGGGCGTCCAAGTACGACAAGTCCATGGCCATGGGCTAG
- a CDS encoding methyltransferase domain-containing protein codes for MDSWFSSHYMQAARIACGLLAQYMPLAGTRILDFGCGDGITAAGAAALGVGFVVGVDVHPSFAHLPERLAANTGSPTPPPNLAFVQSGPDCRLPFAPDSFDAAYSWSVFEHLPDIPAALEALRLALRPGGHCLIQIDPLYCSPYGSHLRRLVDKPWAHLLMSNAAFIALAKAAGDHDANPEKGDLLYAQNDFAAYKKHLVEQFLDLNRLTVRQLLHHVEGSGLVPVRLKTTPVSPEHVPPPQLLCVHSRDDLLTSTVYLVLRR; via the coding sequence ATGGACTCCTGGTTTTCCAGCCACTACATGCAGGCCGCCCGCATCGCCTGCGGCCTGCTGGCCCAATACATGCCCCTGGCCGGGACGAGAATCCTCGACTTCGGCTGCGGCGACGGCATCACCGCCGCTGGCGCGGCGGCACTGGGCGTGGGGTTCGTGGTCGGCGTGGACGTCCATCCGTCCTTTGCCCACCTGCCCGAGCGTCTGGCCGCCAATACCGGCAGCCCCACGCCGCCCCCAAACCTGGCCTTTGTCCAGTCGGGACCGGACTGCCGCCTGCCCTTTGCCCCGGACTCCTTCGACGCCGCCTACAGCTGGTCGGTCTTCGAGCACCTGCCGGACATCCCGGCCGCCCTGGAGGCCCTGCGCCTGGCCCTGCGCCCGGGCGGGCACTGCCTCATCCAGATCGATCCGCTTTACTGCTCGCCCTACGGCTCCCATCTGCGCCGGCTGGTGGACAAGCCCTGGGCCCATCTGCTCATGAGCAACGCCGCCTTTATCGCCCTGGCCAAGGCCGCGGGCGACCACGACGCCAATCCGGAAAAGGGCGATCTGCTCTACGCCCAAAACGATTTCGCCGCCTACAAGAAGCATCTGGTCGAACAGTTCCTGGACCTCAACCGGCTCACGGTGCGCCAGCTCCTGCACCACGTCGAAGGCTCGGGGCTTGTCCCGGTGCGCCTGAAAACCACGCCCGTGTCGCCGGAGCATGTCCCGCCGCCGCAACTGTTGTGCGTCCATTCCCGGGACGATCTGCTGACCAGCACGGTGTATCTGGTCCTTCGCCGGTAG
- the upp gene encoding uracil phosphoribosyltransferase, with product MPVTVVDHPLVRHKLGLLRENNISTKNFRELANEIGRLLTYEATKSLPTEKKTIHGWAGPVEVDQIVGKKITVVPILRAGLGMMDGVVDMIPGVKVSVVGMYRNEETLEPVRYYVKLAKKIHKRHAMILDPMLATGGTLVATINLLKEAGCRRIMGLFLVCAPEGLARLEKEHPDVEVYTAAIDERLNENGYILPGLGDAGDKIFGTK from the coding sequence ATGCCCGTCACCGTCGTCGACCACCCGCTGGTGCGCCACAAGCTCGGCTTGTTGCGCGAAAACAACATCAGCACGAAAAATTTCCGCGAACTGGCCAACGAAATCGGCCGGCTGCTCACCTACGAAGCCACCAAGTCCCTGCCCACCGAAAAAAAGACGATCCACGGCTGGGCCGGCCCGGTGGAAGTGGACCAGATCGTTGGCAAGAAAATCACCGTGGTGCCCATCCTGCGGGCCGGTCTGGGCATGATGGACGGCGTCGTGGACATGATCCCCGGCGTCAAGGTCAGCGTGGTCGGCATGTACCGCAACGAGGAAACCCTCGAGCCGGTGCGCTACTACGTCAAGCTGGCCAAGAAAATCCACAAGCGCCACGCCATGATCCTCGACCCCATGCTGGCCACCGGCGGCACGCTTGTGGCCACCATCAACCTGCTCAAGGAAGCCGGCTGCCGCCGCATCATGGGCCTGTTTCTGGTCTGCGCCCCCGAGGGCCTGGCCCGGCTGGAGAAAGAGCATCCCGACGTCGAGGTCTACACCGCCGCCATCGACGAGCGGCTCAATGAAAACGGCTACATCCTGCCCGGCCTTGGCGACGCGGGAGACAAGATTTTCGGCACCAAATAG
- a CDS encoding HlyD family secretion protein, giving the protein MKLSFRPKHKPEGQPADRKKRVLVLAVAAVALLSLGYYLYARGKVSTDDAFVDGRIHPITPRVAGYVDEAPVEDNQLVAAGDVLAVLDPTDYEVALAQARADLAAAESQLAAQELGVPLQRSQTSSKVTGARAQLESEQRSLDQAVKEHDAAVQEAAQIEAQLDQDKLDHARISQLRTKDAVSQSDLDSIENKRRAHEAQLRAAKAKADGAGRRLESIEAVIKRLRSEIELAQTGEEQAVIQTREAAAQRAKVELARQKVKQAELNLSYTRITAPVAGHVTKKQIESGRLVAAGQALMTVVPLDSKDLWVTANFKETQLRDVRPGQSVDIEVDTFPGHAITGTVESIQAGTGSVFSLFPSENASGNYVKIVQRIPVKIVFDKSAADKLPQLRLGMSVVPVIHTK; this is encoded by the coding sequence ATGAAACTTTCCTTCCGCCCCAAGCACAAGCCCGAAGGCCAGCCGGCCGACCGCAAAAAACGCGTCCTGGTCCTGGCCGTGGCCGCCGTGGCCCTGCTGTCGCTGGGGTATTATCTCTACGCCCGGGGCAAGGTGTCCACCGACGACGCCTTCGTGGACGGCCGCATCCATCCCATCACGCCGCGCGTGGCCGGCTACGTGGACGAAGCGCCGGTGGAAGACAACCAGCTTGTGGCCGCCGGCGACGTGCTGGCCGTGCTGGACCCCACGGACTACGAGGTGGCCCTGGCCCAGGCCCGGGCCGATCTGGCCGCCGCCGAAAGCCAGCTGGCCGCCCAGGAACTGGGCGTGCCGCTGCAGCGCTCCCAGACCTCGTCCAAGGTCACCGGCGCCCGGGCCCAGCTCGAAAGCGAGCAGCGCAGCCTGGACCAGGCCGTCAAGGAACATGACGCCGCCGTGCAGGAGGCCGCCCAGATTGAGGCCCAGCTCGACCAGGACAAGCTCGATCACGCCCGCATCAGCCAGCTGCGCACCAAGGACGCCGTGTCCCAGTCCGATCTCGACAGCATCGAAAACAAGCGCCGGGCCCACGAGGCCCAGCTGCGGGCCGCCAAGGCCAAGGCCGACGGGGCCGGCCGCCGCCTGGAGTCCATCGAAGCCGTCATCAAGCGACTGCGCTCGGAAATCGAGCTGGCCCAGACCGGCGAGGAACAGGCCGTCATCCAGACCCGCGAGGCCGCTGCCCAGCGGGCCAAGGTGGAACTGGCCCGGCAAAAGGTCAAACAAGCCGAGCTCAACCTGTCCTACACCCGCATCACCGCCCCGGTGGCCGGGCATGTGACCAAAAAGCAGATCGAATCCGGCCGGCTGGTGGCCGCCGGACAGGCGCTCATGACCGTGGTGCCGCTGGATTCCAAGGACCTGTGGGTCACGGCCAATTTCAAGGAAACCCAGTTGCGCGACGTGCGCCCGGGCCAGAGCGTGGACATCGAGGTGGACACCTTCCCGGGCCATGCCATCACCGGCACGGTGGAGTCCATCCAGGCCGGCACAGGCTCGGTGTTTTCCCTTTTCCCCTCGGAAAACGCCTCGGGCAACTACGTGAAAATCGTTCAGCGCATCCCGGTCAAGATCGTTTTCGACAAGAGCGCGGCCGACAAGCTCCCCCAACTGCGTCTGGGCATGAGCGTGGTGCCCGTGATCCACACCAAGTAA
- a CDS encoding uracil-xanthine permease family protein, translating to MALDTGKDYQLRLRDFPVGAQMLFVAFGALVLVPLLTGLNPNVALFCAGVGTLIYQVLTKFRIPIFLGSSFAFIAPIMFCVKTYGVPATLGALACVGLAYAGAAALIKWRGVGILMKLLPTIVTGPVIMVIGLILAPVGVFMAMGKTGDGAAVLYPQATAMGVSFFSLAVTVLVAIRGRGLLKLVPILCGIGAGYVASLFLGLVDFAPVAAAPWFAMPSFVGPEFNIDAILVIVPVAIAPIIEHFGGVIAIGQVTGRNYLENPGVHRSLMGDGVATFLAGCLGGPPLTTYAEVTGAVSLIKIYNPALMTWAAVTAICLAFIGKLGALLQTIPTPVMGGIMLLLFGAIMVVGLNSLVREGADLMEPRNMAIVALVIVLGMGKMAFSFGGIHLEGIGLAGVVGVVLNAVLPRTAKDA from the coding sequence ATGGCTTTGGACACGGGCAAGGACTACCAACTGCGGCTGCGGGATTTTCCCGTGGGCGCGCAAATGCTTTTCGTGGCCTTTGGGGCCTTGGTGCTGGTGCCGCTTTTGACGGGCCTTAATCCCAACGTGGCCCTTTTTTGCGCCGGTGTGGGCACGCTGATCTATCAGGTGCTGACCAAGTTTCGCATTCCGATTTTCCTGGGTTCCTCGTTCGCCTTTATCGCGCCCATCATGTTTTGCGTCAAAACCTACGGCGTGCCGGCCACCCTTGGGGCCCTGGCCTGCGTGGGCCTGGCCTACGCCGGGGCGGCGGCGCTCATCAAATGGCGCGGCGTGGGCATTCTCATGAAGCTTTTGCCCACCATCGTCACCGGCCCGGTCATCATGGTCATCGGCCTCATCCTGGCCCCGGTCGGGGTGTTCATGGCCATGGGCAAGACCGGCGACGGCGCGGCCGTGCTCTATCCCCAGGCCACGGCCATGGGCGTGTCGTTTTTCTCCCTGGCCGTCACCGTGCTGGTGGCCATCCGGGGCCGGGGGCTTTTGAAGCTCGTGCCCATCCTGTGCGGCATCGGCGCGGGCTATGTGGCCAGCCTGTTTTTGGGCCTGGTCGATTTCGCCCCCGTGGCCGCCGCGCCGTGGTTCGCCATGCCGTCCTTTGTCGGGCCGGAATTCAATATCGACGCCATCCTGGTCATCGTGCCCGTGGCCATCGCCCCCATCATCGAGCATTTCGGCGGCGTCATCGCCATCGGCCAGGTGACTGGCCGCAACTATCTGGAAAACCCCGGCGTCCACCGGTCGCTCATGGGCGACGGCGTGGCCACCTTCCTGGCCGGCTGCCTGGGCGGACCGCCGCTCACCACCTACGCCGAAGTCACGGGCGCGGTGTCGCTGATTAAAATTTATAATCCGGCGCTGATGACCTGGGCCGCCGTCACGGCCATCTGTCTGGCCTTTATCGGCAAGCTCGGAGCGCTGCTCCAAACCATCCCCACCCCGGTCATGGGCGGCATCATGCTGCTGCTGTTCGGGGCCATCATGGTGGTCGGGCTCAACTCCCTGGTACGCGAGGGGGCCGATCTCATGGAGCCGCGCAACATGGCCATCGTGGCCCTGGTCATCGTCCTTGGCATGGGCAAGATGGCCTTTTCCTTCGGCGGCATCCATCTGGAAGGCATCGGCCTGGCCGGCGTGGTCGGCGTGGTCTTAAACGCCGTGCTGCCGCGAACCGCCAAGGACGCCTGA